A genome region from Gouania willdenowi chromosome 9, fGouWil2.1, whole genome shotgun sequence includes the following:
- the LOC114469257 gene encoding endophilin-B2-like isoform X3 has product MEQRVRQLASGAGLLFTRAVQFTEEKLGQAEKTELDVTFENLLLRADATKLWTEKIFRQTEVLLQPNPSARIEEFLYEKLDMKAPSRLTNAELLGQYMQDAGKEFGLDSPYGNTLMIVGDCESRLGAAERDFIQTSAISFLSPLRNFLEGDWRTISKERRLLENLRLDLDSCKARVKKAKQAEAKAANDGQTPPDFQETRPRNYVLSASASALWTEEVEKAEHELRLAQTEFDRQAEVTRLLLEGISSTHVNHLRCLHEFVEAQAAFYKQCHHQMQELQKELGRLPNAFSLNSAYAETNPAPSSDDLHSPAESDTLKIEEVQAPATGTRKAKVLYDYDAADSSELSLLADELITVYTVPGMDSDWLIGERGNQKGKVPVTYLELLS; this is encoded by the exons ATGGAGCAGCGCGTGAGACAGCTGGCCTCCGGTGCGGGGCTGCTGTTTACGCGGGCCGTTCAG TTCACAGAGGAGAAGCTCGGTCAGGCCGAGAAGACAGAGTTGGACGTGACCTTCGAGAACCTGCTTCTGCGAGCTGACGCCACCAAACTGTGGACGGAGAAGATCTTCAGACAGACCGAAGTCCTGCTGCAGCCCAACCCGA GTGCCAGAATTGAGGAGTTTCTCTATGAGAAGCTGGACATGAAGGCACCGTCTAGGCTGACCAACGCTGAGCTGCTGGGTCAGTACATGCAGGACGCCGGCAAGGAGTTTGGCCTCGACTCTCCTTATG GAAACACTCTGATGATAGTGGGCGACTGTGAGAGCCGACTGGGAGCAGCAGAGAGAGATTTCATCCAGACGTCGGCCATCAGCTTCCTCAGCCCGCTCAGGAACTTCCTGGAAGGCGACTGGAGAACCATTTCA AAAGAGCGGCGTCTCCTGGAGAACCTGCGTCTGGATTTGGACTCCTGCAAGGCTCGTGTGAAGAAGGCCAAGCAAGCCGAGGCCAAGGCGGCG AACGACGGACAG acgcCTCCAGACTTTCAGGAAACACGACCACGCAACTACGTCCTGTCTGCCTCGGCCTCAGCG CTGTGGACTGAGGAAGTGGAAAAA GCTGAACACGAGCTCCGATTGGCTCAGACAGAGTTTGATCGCCAAGCGGAGGTCACACGACTGCTGCTGGAGGGCATCAGCAGTACACAT GTGAACCACCTTCGTTGTCTGCATGAGTTCGTGGAGGCTCAGGCTGCTTTTTACAAGCAGTGTCATCACCAAATGCAGGAGCTGCAGAAGGAGCTGGGAAG ACTCCCCAATGCTTTCTCTCTGAACTCCGCTTATGCTGAGACAAACCCCGCCCCCTCCTCTGATGACCTCCACAGTCCTGCGGAGTCTGACACGCTGAAGATAGAAGAGGTTCAGGCTCCGGCAACGGGAACGCGTAAAGCCAAAGTGCTCTACGATTACGATGCAGCGGACTCCAGCGAGCTTTCCCTGCTCGCCGACGAG ctCATCACAGTGTACACGGTGCCGGGAatggactctgattggctgatcgGAGAGCGTGGGAACCAGAAAGGAAAAGTTCCCGTAACATACCTGGAGCTGCTCAGTTAG
- the LOC114469257 gene encoding endophilin-B2-like isoform X2, whose product MEQRVRQLASGAGLLFTRAVQFTEEKLGQAEKTELDVTFENLLLRADATKLWTEKIFRQTEVLLQPNPIDHSGARIEEFLYEKLDMKAPSRLTNAELLGQYMQDAGKEFGLDSPYGNTLMIVGDCESRLGAAERDFIQTSAISFLSPLRNFLEGDWRTISKERRLLENLRLDLDSCKARVKKAKQAEAKAATPPDFQETRPRNYVLSASASALWTEEVEKAEHELRLAQTEFDRQAEVTRLLLEGISSTHVNHLRCLHEFVEAQAAFYKQCHHQMQELQKELGRLPNAFSLNSAYAETNPAPSSDDLHSPAESDTLKIEEVQAPATGTRKAKVLYDYDAADSSELSLLADELITVYTVPGMDSDWLIGERGNQKGKVPVTYLELLS is encoded by the exons ATGGAGCAGCGCGTGAGACAGCTGGCCTCCGGTGCGGGGCTGCTGTTTACGCGGGCCGTTCAG TTCACAGAGGAGAAGCTCGGTCAGGCCGAGAAGACAGAGTTGGACGTGACCTTCGAGAACCTGCTTCTGCGAGCTGACGCCACCAAACTGTGGACGGAGAAGATCTTCAGACAGACCGAAGTCCTGCTGCAGCCCAACCCGA TCGATCACAGTG GTGCCAGAATTGAGGAGTTTCTCTATGAGAAGCTGGACATGAAGGCACCGTCTAGGCTGACCAACGCTGAGCTGCTGGGTCAGTACATGCAGGACGCCGGCAAGGAGTTTGGCCTCGACTCTCCTTATG GAAACACTCTGATGATAGTGGGCGACTGTGAGAGCCGACTGGGAGCAGCAGAGAGAGATTTCATCCAGACGTCGGCCATCAGCTTCCTCAGCCCGCTCAGGAACTTCCTGGAAGGCGACTGGAGAACCATTTCA AAAGAGCGGCGTCTCCTGGAGAACCTGCGTCTGGATTTGGACTCCTGCAAGGCTCGTGTGAAGAAGGCCAAGCAAGCCGAGGCCAAGGCGGCG acgcCTCCAGACTTTCAGGAAACACGACCACGCAACTACGTCCTGTCTGCCTCGGCCTCAGCG CTGTGGACTGAGGAAGTGGAAAAA GCTGAACACGAGCTCCGATTGGCTCAGACAGAGTTTGATCGCCAAGCGGAGGTCACACGACTGCTGCTGGAGGGCATCAGCAGTACACAT GTGAACCACCTTCGTTGTCTGCATGAGTTCGTGGAGGCTCAGGCTGCTTTTTACAAGCAGTGTCATCACCAAATGCAGGAGCTGCAGAAGGAGCTGGGAAG ACTCCCCAATGCTTTCTCTCTGAACTCCGCTTATGCTGAGACAAACCCCGCCCCCTCCTCTGATGACCTCCACAGTCCTGCGGAGTCTGACACGCTGAAGATAGAAGAGGTTCAGGCTCCGGCAACGGGAACGCGTAAAGCCAAAGTGCTCTACGATTACGATGCAGCGGACTCCAGCGAGCTTTCCCTGCTCGCCGACGAG ctCATCACAGTGTACACGGTGCCGGGAatggactctgattggctgatcgGAGAGCGTGGGAACCAGAAAGGAAAAGTTCCCGTAACATACCTGGAGCTGCTCAGTTAG
- the LOC114469257 gene encoding endophilin-B2-like isoform X1, whose translation MEQRVRQLASGAGLLFTRAVQFTEEKLGQAEKTELDVTFENLLLRADATKLWTEKIFRQTEVLLQPNPIDHSGARIEEFLYEKLDMKAPSRLTNAELLGQYMQDAGKEFGLDSPYGNTLMIVGDCESRLGAAERDFIQTSAISFLSPLRNFLEGDWRTISKERRLLENLRLDLDSCKARVKKAKQAEAKAANDGQTPPDFQETRPRNYVLSASASALWTEEVEKAEHELRLAQTEFDRQAEVTRLLLEGISSTHVNHLRCLHEFVEAQAAFYKQCHHQMQELQKELGRLPNAFSLNSAYAETNPAPSSDDLHSPAESDTLKIEEVQAPATGTRKAKVLYDYDAADSSELSLLADELITVYTVPGMDSDWLIGERGNQKGKVPVTYLELLS comes from the exons ATGGAGCAGCGCGTGAGACAGCTGGCCTCCGGTGCGGGGCTGCTGTTTACGCGGGCCGTTCAG TTCACAGAGGAGAAGCTCGGTCAGGCCGAGAAGACAGAGTTGGACGTGACCTTCGAGAACCTGCTTCTGCGAGCTGACGCCACCAAACTGTGGACGGAGAAGATCTTCAGACAGACCGAAGTCCTGCTGCAGCCCAACCCGA TCGATCACAGTG GTGCCAGAATTGAGGAGTTTCTCTATGAGAAGCTGGACATGAAGGCACCGTCTAGGCTGACCAACGCTGAGCTGCTGGGTCAGTACATGCAGGACGCCGGCAAGGAGTTTGGCCTCGACTCTCCTTATG GAAACACTCTGATGATAGTGGGCGACTGTGAGAGCCGACTGGGAGCAGCAGAGAGAGATTTCATCCAGACGTCGGCCATCAGCTTCCTCAGCCCGCTCAGGAACTTCCTGGAAGGCGACTGGAGAACCATTTCA AAAGAGCGGCGTCTCCTGGAGAACCTGCGTCTGGATTTGGACTCCTGCAAGGCTCGTGTGAAGAAGGCCAAGCAAGCCGAGGCCAAGGCGGCG AACGACGGACAG acgcCTCCAGACTTTCAGGAAACACGACCACGCAACTACGTCCTGTCTGCCTCGGCCTCAGCG CTGTGGACTGAGGAAGTGGAAAAA GCTGAACACGAGCTCCGATTGGCTCAGACAGAGTTTGATCGCCAAGCGGAGGTCACACGACTGCTGCTGGAGGGCATCAGCAGTACACAT GTGAACCACCTTCGTTGTCTGCATGAGTTCGTGGAGGCTCAGGCTGCTTTTTACAAGCAGTGTCATCACCAAATGCAGGAGCTGCAGAAGGAGCTGGGAAG ACTCCCCAATGCTTTCTCTCTGAACTCCGCTTATGCTGAGACAAACCCCGCCCCCTCCTCTGATGACCTCCACAGTCCTGCGGAGTCTGACACGCTGAAGATAGAAGAGGTTCAGGCTCCGGCAACGGGAACGCGTAAAGCCAAAGTGCTCTACGATTACGATGCAGCGGACTCCAGCGAGCTTTCCCTGCTCGCCGACGAG ctCATCACAGTGTACACGGTGCCGGGAatggactctgattggctgatcgGAGAGCGTGGGAACCAGAAAGGAAAAGTTCCCGTAACATACCTGGAGCTGCTCAGTTAG
- the LOC114469257 gene encoding endophilin-B2-like isoform X4: MEQRVRQLASGAGLLFTRAVQFTEEKLGQAEKTELDVTFENLLLRADATKLWTEKIFRQTEVLLQPNPSARIEEFLYEKLDMKAPSRLTNAELLGQYMQDAGKEFGLDSPYGNTLMIVGDCESRLGAAERDFIQTSAISFLSPLRNFLEGDWRTISKERRLLENLRLDLDSCKARVKKAKQAEAKAATPPDFQETRPRNYVLSASASALWTEEVEKAEHELRLAQTEFDRQAEVTRLLLEGISSTHVNHLRCLHEFVEAQAAFYKQCHHQMQELQKELGRLPNAFSLNSAYAETNPAPSSDDLHSPAESDTLKIEEVQAPATGTRKAKVLYDYDAADSSELSLLADELITVYTVPGMDSDWLIGERGNQKGKVPVTYLELLS; encoded by the exons ATGGAGCAGCGCGTGAGACAGCTGGCCTCCGGTGCGGGGCTGCTGTTTACGCGGGCCGTTCAG TTCACAGAGGAGAAGCTCGGTCAGGCCGAGAAGACAGAGTTGGACGTGACCTTCGAGAACCTGCTTCTGCGAGCTGACGCCACCAAACTGTGGACGGAGAAGATCTTCAGACAGACCGAAGTCCTGCTGCAGCCCAACCCGA GTGCCAGAATTGAGGAGTTTCTCTATGAGAAGCTGGACATGAAGGCACCGTCTAGGCTGACCAACGCTGAGCTGCTGGGTCAGTACATGCAGGACGCCGGCAAGGAGTTTGGCCTCGACTCTCCTTATG GAAACACTCTGATGATAGTGGGCGACTGTGAGAGCCGACTGGGAGCAGCAGAGAGAGATTTCATCCAGACGTCGGCCATCAGCTTCCTCAGCCCGCTCAGGAACTTCCTGGAAGGCGACTGGAGAACCATTTCA AAAGAGCGGCGTCTCCTGGAGAACCTGCGTCTGGATTTGGACTCCTGCAAGGCTCGTGTGAAGAAGGCCAAGCAAGCCGAGGCCAAGGCGGCG acgcCTCCAGACTTTCAGGAAACACGACCACGCAACTACGTCCTGTCTGCCTCGGCCTCAGCG CTGTGGACTGAGGAAGTGGAAAAA GCTGAACACGAGCTCCGATTGGCTCAGACAGAGTTTGATCGCCAAGCGGAGGTCACACGACTGCTGCTGGAGGGCATCAGCAGTACACAT GTGAACCACCTTCGTTGTCTGCATGAGTTCGTGGAGGCTCAGGCTGCTTTTTACAAGCAGTGTCATCACCAAATGCAGGAGCTGCAGAAGGAGCTGGGAAG ACTCCCCAATGCTTTCTCTCTGAACTCCGCTTATGCTGAGACAAACCCCGCCCCCTCCTCTGATGACCTCCACAGTCCTGCGGAGTCTGACACGCTGAAGATAGAAGAGGTTCAGGCTCCGGCAACGGGAACGCGTAAAGCCAAAGTGCTCTACGATTACGATGCAGCGGACTCCAGCGAGCTTTCCCTGCTCGCCGACGAG ctCATCACAGTGTACACGGTGCCGGGAatggactctgattggctgatcgGAGAGCGTGGGAACCAGAAAGGAAAAGTTCCCGTAACATACCTGGAGCTGCTCAGTTAG